A single genomic interval of Zobellia nedashkovskayae harbors:
- the lon gene encoding endopeptidase La, translating to MGDPKFTNFDNMSLQAIDEDAELIPLLTAEDEEEMNNEALPETLPILPLRNTVLFPGVVIPITAGRDSSINLIKDANKGSKVIGVVSQKDKDTENPTVNDINVLGTVARILRVLKMPDGNTTVILQGKKRFEVAEMLTEEPYMTATVRDTNEERPNQAEPEFLAIIESIKDLALKIIRDNPNIPSEASFAIKNIQSNSFLINFVSSNLNLGVKEKQELLEINNLQERALATLKHMNLELQKLELKNDIQSKVRNDMDQQQREYFLHQQMKTIQEELGGVSHDDEIFEMRKKAKKKNWDAKVKEHFDKELAKMQRMNPQVAEYSIQRNYLDLFLDLPWNKFSKDKFDLKRAQKILDRDHYGLEDVKRRIIEYLAVLKLRNDMKSPILCLYGPPGVGKTSLGKSVAEALGREYVRISLGGLRDEAEIRGHRKTYIGAMPGRIVQSLKKAGTSNPVFILDEIDKLSSSSQGDPSSAMLEVLDPEQNSEFYDNFLEMGYDLSKVMFIATANNLGTIQPALRDRMEIINVTGYTIEEKVEIAKRHLLPKQLKEHGLTAKHLTIAKPQLEKIVEGYTRESGVRSLEKQIAKMVRYAAKNIAFEEEYQVKVTNEIIEKVLGPARLERDKYENNDVAGVVTGLAWTSVGGDILFIESILSKGKGTLNITGNLGKVMKESATIAMEYIKSNAERFGINPEVFDKYNVHIHVPEGATPKDGPSAGITMLTSLVSLFTQKKVKKSLAMTGEITLRGKVLPVGGIKEKILAAKRARIKELILCKDNEKDILEIKKEYLKGLTFHYVTDMHEVVDLAITNQKVKNAKKL from the coding sequence ATGGGAGATCCTAAATTCACGAATTTTGACAATATGTCGCTACAGGCCATTGATGAGGATGCTGAGCTGATACCCCTTTTGACTGCAGAAGATGAGGAAGAAATGAATAATGAGGCTTTGCCTGAGACACTTCCTATACTGCCTTTACGTAATACCGTTTTGTTTCCTGGAGTTGTTATTCCTATTACAGCTGGTAGAGATTCATCCATCAATTTAATAAAAGATGCGAACAAAGGTTCTAAGGTTATAGGTGTTGTATCTCAAAAGGATAAGGACACTGAAAATCCAACGGTGAACGATATAAATGTTCTGGGTACAGTTGCACGTATATTAAGGGTGCTAAAAATGCCTGACGGAAATACAACGGTTATACTTCAGGGTAAAAAACGTTTTGAAGTAGCAGAAATGCTTACGGAGGAACCTTATATGACCGCAACGGTTAGGGATACTAATGAGGAAAGGCCTAATCAGGCAGAACCTGAGTTTTTAGCGATTATTGAGTCTATTAAAGATTTGGCGCTAAAGATTATTCGAGATAATCCTAATATACCAAGTGAGGCTTCTTTCGCCATAAAGAATATTCAGAGTAATTCGTTTTTAATCAACTTTGTTTCGTCTAATCTTAACCTTGGGGTAAAAGAAAAACAAGAATTATTGGAGATAAATAACCTCCAAGAAAGAGCGCTTGCTACACTAAAGCACATGAATCTTGAGCTTCAAAAATTGGAGTTGAAGAATGATATACAGTCTAAGGTCAGAAATGACATGGACCAACAACAGCGTGAGTATTTCTTGCATCAGCAAATGAAAACCATTCAGGAAGAATTGGGTGGAGTTTCGCATGATGATGAGATTTTTGAGATGCGTAAAAAGGCCAAGAAGAAAAATTGGGATGCTAAGGTAAAAGAGCATTTTGATAAAGAATTGGCCAAAATGCAACGAATGAACCCTCAGGTTGCTGAGTATTCTATTCAAAGAAATTATTTAGACCTTTTTCTAGACTTACCTTGGAACAAGTTTTCAAAAGATAAATTCGATTTAAAACGGGCGCAGAAAATATTAGATCGTGATCATTATGGTCTTGAGGATGTGAAGCGTCGTATTATTGAATATCTAGCAGTTCTTAAACTGAGAAACGATATGAAGTCTCCAATTCTGTGTTTATACGGACCTCCTGGGGTTGGTAAAACCTCTTTGGGTAAATCAGTAGCAGAAGCTCTAGGTAGAGAATATGTAAGAATATCTTTAGGAGGATTAAGAGATGAAGCGGAAATACGTGGGCATCGTAAAACCTATATTGGGGCTATGCCAGGTAGAATTGTACAGAGCCTTAAAAAGGCGGGTACATCCAATCCGGTTTTCATTCTAGATGAAATAGATAAATTATCCAGTAGTAGTCAAGGAGATCCTTCTTCTGCTATGCTAGAGGTTTTAGATCCAGAACAGAACAGTGAGTTTTATGATAACTTCTTGGAGATGGGTTATGACCTTTCTAAAGTGATGTTCATAGCAACGGCGAATAACTTAGGTACAATCCAGCCTGCGCTTCGTGATCGTATGGAAATCATAAACGTTACAGGTTATACTATTGAGGAAAAGGTGGAAATTGCCAAAAGGCATTTACTTCCAAAGCAGTTAAAAGAGCATGGTCTTACTGCTAAGCACCTGACTATAGCAAAACCTCAATTAGAAAAAATAGTAGAAGGCTATACGCGTGAATCTGGCGTGCGTTCTTTGGAAAAGCAAATTGCAAAAATGGTGCGTTATGCGGCCAAGAATATTGCATTTGAAGAGGAATACCAAGTAAAAGTCACCAATGAAATAATCGAAAAGGTTTTAGGGCCAGCTAGGTTAGAGCGTGATAAGTATGAAAATAATGATGTAGCAGGTGTTGTAACCGGTCTTGCTTGGACAAGTGTTGGAGGTGATATTCTCTTTATAGAATCTATCTTATCAAAAGGTAAAGGCACTTTAAACATTACCGGAAACTTAGGTAAGGTAATGAAGGAATCGGCAACAATTGCCATGGAATACATTAAGTCCAATGCGGAAAGATTTGGAATAAATCCCGAAGTATTTGATAAATATAATGTTCATATTCACGTGCCTGAAGGTGCTACTCCAAAAGACGGGCCTAGTGCAGGTATTACAATGTTGACCTCTTTAGTATCTTTGTTTACCCAGAAAAAGGTTAAGAAGAGTTTGGCTATGACTGGCGAGATAACACTTAGAGGTAAAGTATTGCCTGTTGGTGGAATCAAAGAGAAAATTCTTGCTGCTAAGCGAGCGAGGATTAAAGAATTGATTCTTTGTAAAGACAACGAAAAAGATATTTTAGAAATTAAAAAAGAGTATCTTAAGGGTCTTACATTTCATTATGTTACAGACATGCATGAAGTGGTAGATTTAGCCATTACAAATCAAAAAGTTAAGAACGCAAAAAAACTCTAA
- the cmk gene encoding (d)CMP kinase: protein MSKITIAIDGFSSTGKSTLAKQLAKELGYVYVDTGAMYRAITLFAMRNNFIGDGEERLEDLVKLLPKIKLHFVPNSELGFSEMYLNNENVEKEIRTMRVSKFVSRIAEIEQVRFKLVEMQKGMGKEKGIVMDGRDIGTVVFPDAELKVFMTASPQARATRRYKELLDRGEEVLYKDVLENVEKRDFIDSHREFSPLRKADDAIEFDNSDMGLKEQFERLLSIAERYIEKV from the coding sequence ATGTCTAAGATTACGATTGCAATAGATGGATTTTCTTCCACAGGAAAAAGCACGTTGGCTAAACAATTGGCCAAAGAATTAGGCTACGTTTATGTAGATACGGGAGCCATGTACAGAGCAATAACATTGTTTGCTATGCGCAATAATTTTATTGGAGACGGAGAAGAGCGGTTAGAAGATTTGGTAAAACTATTACCAAAAATAAAGTTACACTTTGTTCCTAATTCTGAATTAGGATTTTCTGAAATGTACTTAAACAATGAGAACGTAGAGAAAGAGATACGCACTATGCGGGTTTCTAAATTTGTTAGTAGAATTGCCGAGATTGAACAGGTGCGTTTTAAGTTAGTGGAGATGCAGAAGGGTATGGGCAAAGAAAAAGGAATTGTTATGGATGGTAGAGATATTGGTACCGTAGTTTTTCCTGATGCAGAATTAAAAGTTTTTATGACCGCATCACCTCAGGCAAGGGCTACCCGGAGATATAAGGAGTTGTTGGATAGAGGAGAGGAAGTCTTATACAAGGATGTACTGGAAAATGTGGAAAAACGTGATTTTATAGATTCGCATCGCGAGTTTTCCCCGTTACGAAAAGCAGATGACGCTATAGAGTTTGATAATAGCGATATGGGCCTCAAAGAGCAGTTTGAACGGCTGTTGAGTATAGCCGAGCGCTATATTGAAAAAGTATAA
- the rpsA gene encoding 30S ribosomal protein S1, whose product MAEEKTTAQVEDTTAAKQEVKEQAPKQDPKEFLENFNWEKYEEGIEKVDDSKLEEFEKLVAENFVDTADEEVVQGRVVYLTDREAIIDINAKSEGVISLNEFRYNPNLKVGDKVEVLIDIREDKSGQLVLSHRKARTIMAWDRVNAAHDNEEIVSGFVKCRTKGGMIVDVFGIEAFLPGSQIDVKPIRDYDQYVGKTMEFKVVKINHEFKNVVVSHKALIEADIEEQKKEIISQLEKGQVLEGVVKNITSYGVFVDLGGVDGLVHITDLSWSRINHPNEVVELDQKINVVILDFDENKSRIQLGMKQLEKHPWDALSEEIKIGDKVKGKVVVIADYGAFIEVVEGVEGLIHVSEMSWSTHLRSAQDFVKVGDEVEAVVLTLDREDRKMSLGIKQLTPDPWTDITTKYPVGSKHSGIVRNFTNFGVFVEMEEGIDGLIYISDLSWTKKIKHPSEFVSVGDKMEVEVLELDVAGRKLSLGHKQTTENPWDKYEAEFAVDTIHKAAITDIVDKGATIDFNEDITAFVPQRHLEKEDGKKLGKGDEAEFKIIEFNKDFKRVVASHTAIFREEEQRNVKAQQKKSAASADEAKPTLGDANEALQALKDKMEGKS is encoded by the coding sequence ATGGCTGAAGAAAAAACAACTGCCCAGGTAGAGGATACTACTGCGGCAAAACAAGAAGTAAAAGAACAAGCCCCTAAACAAGATCCAAAAGAATTTTTGGAAAACTTTAATTGGGAGAAGTACGAAGAAGGTATTGAAAAAGTAGATGACTCTAAACTAGAGGAATTCGAAAAGTTGGTAGCTGAAAACTTCGTAGATACTGCCGATGAAGAGGTAGTTCAAGGTAGAGTTGTCTATTTGACCGACCGTGAGGCGATTATAGATATCAATGCTAAATCTGAAGGTGTTATTTCTTTGAATGAATTCCGTTACAACCCAAACTTAAAAGTGGGTGATAAGGTTGAAGTTCTTATTGATATCCGTGAAGATAAAAGTGGTCAATTAGTACTTTCTCACAGAAAGGCTAGAACCATTATGGCATGGGATCGTGTAAATGCGGCCCACGATAATGAAGAAATTGTTAGTGGTTTCGTTAAATGTAGAACTAAAGGTGGTATGATTGTAGATGTTTTTGGCATCGAAGCTTTCTTACCAGGTTCTCAAATTGATGTGAAGCCTATTCGTGATTACGATCAGTATGTTGGTAAGACAATGGAATTCAAAGTGGTTAAAATTAACCATGAATTCAAAAACGTTGTAGTATCTCACAAAGCGTTGATCGAAGCAGATATCGAAGAACAGAAAAAAGAAATCATCAGCCAATTAGAAAAAGGACAGGTGTTAGAAGGTGTTGTAAAAAACATTACTTCTTACGGTGTGTTTGTTGATCTTGGTGGTGTTGATGGTTTGGTACACATTACGGATCTTTCCTGGAGCCGTATCAACCACCCGAACGAGGTTGTAGAATTGGATCAGAAAATCAACGTTGTTATACTTGATTTTGATGAGAACAAATCTAGAATCCAGTTGGGTATGAAGCAATTGGAGAAACATCCTTGGGATGCCTTGAGCGAAGAAATCAAAATTGGAGACAAAGTAAAAGGTAAAGTAGTTGTAATCGCAGATTACGGTGCATTTATTGAAGTTGTTGAAGGTGTTGAAGGTTTGATCCACGTTTCTGAAATGTCTTGGTCTACGCACTTGCGTTCAGCTCAGGATTTCGTGAAAGTTGGTGATGAAGTAGAAGCTGTTGTGTTGACATTGGATCGTGAAGATCGTAAAATGTCTCTTGGTATCAAGCAATTGACTCCAGACCCATGGACAGATATTACTACTAAATATCCTGTAGGTTCTAAACATTCAGGTATTGTAAGAAACTTTACCAACTTTGGTGTCTTTGTTGAGATGGAAGAAGGTATTGATGGTTTGATCTATATTTCTGACCTTTCTTGGACTAAGAAAATCAAGCACCCATCTGAGTTTGTTTCTGTAGGAGACAAAATGGAAGTTGAAGTGTTAGAGTTGGATGTTGCTGGTCGTAAGCTTAGCTTAGGTCACAAACAGACTACTGAGAACCCTTGGGATAAATACGAGGCTGAATTTGCCGTAGATACTATTCATAAAGCTGCTATTACCGATATCGTTGATAAAGGTGCTACAATAGACTTTAATGAAGATATCACTGCTTTCGTTCCGCAACGTCATTTAGAGAAGGAAGATGGTAAGAAATTAGGCAAAGGAGACGAAGCTGAATTTAAGATCATTGAATTCAATAAAGATTTCAAACGTGTTGTTGCAAGTCACACTGCTATTTTCCGTGAGGAAGAGCAACGTAACGTTAAAGCACAGCAAAAGAAATCTGCTGCATCTGCAGACGAAGCTAAGCCAACATTAGGTGATGCTAACGAAGCTCTTCAAGCATTGAAGGATAAGATGGAAGGTAAGAGTTAA
- the pyrR gene encoding bifunctional pyr operon transcriptional regulator/uracil phosphoribosyltransferase PyrR, producing MGQKVLLSEKEINIILHRLACQLLENHLDFKDTVLIGLQPRGIFVAERLKRILQEEYGVKEIKLGFLDITFYRDDFRRGDKTLEATKTKIDFLIEDKKVVLIDDVLYTGRSIRSALTAIQSFGRPSEIELLALIDRRFSRHLPIQPNYRGRQVDAINGEKVKVLWKENDGEDAIYLINK from the coding sequence ATGGGTCAAAAAGTACTTCTTTCTGAAAAAGAAATAAACATCATACTCCATCGTTTGGCATGTCAACTCCTTGAAAATCATTTAGACTTTAAAGATACCGTCCTCATAGGCCTTCAGCCTAGGGGTATTTTTGTGGCAGAAAGATTGAAGAGAATATTGCAAGAAGAGTATGGCGTAAAGGAAATTAAACTCGGTTTTCTGGATATCACTTTTTATAGAGATGACTTTAGAAGAGGAGATAAGACGCTAGAAGCAACCAAAACCAAGATAGATTTTCTAATTGAGGATAAAAAAGTGGTGCTTATAGACGATGTGCTCTATACGGGCCGTAGTATCCGATCGGCCTTAACGGCAATACAATCATTTGGGAGGCCATCTGAGATAGAGTTGTTGGCACTAATTGATAGACGTTTTAGTAGACATTTGCCTATTCAACCTAATTACCGTGGGCGGCAAGTAGATGCTATAAACGGGGAAAAGGTTAAGGTTCTTTGGAAAGAGAATGACGGTGAAGACGCGATATATTTGATAAATAAATAG
- a CDS encoding LysM peptidoglycan-binding domain-containing protein, with protein sequence MSVKAKYQEVLNLGEQLGIKNGDVSEENGVLKIKGEAGTPYEKNLLWDKIKQLGGESPSDVKANISVTDSSIYARHTVKSGESLSKIAKQYYGDPMKYKQIFSANTGVLSNPDVIQPDQVLVIPNL encoded by the coding sequence ATGAGCGTAAAAGCAAAATATCAAGAAGTTTTAAATCTTGGTGAACAATTGGGTATAAAAAACGGAGACGTTTCTGAAGAAAACGGTGTGCTGAAAATTAAAGGCGAAGCTGGAACCCCATATGAAAAAAACTTGCTTTGGGATAAAATTAAGCAGTTAGGTGGCGAAAGTCCTTCTGACGTAAAAGCTAATATTTCTGTTACGGATTCTTCTATCTATGCCAGACACACTGTTAAAAGCGGTGAATCTTTGAGTAAGATTGCAAAACAATATTACGGAGACCCAATGAAATACAAGCAGATTTTTTCTGCCAACACTGGCGTATTGAGCAACCCAGATGTAATTCAGCCTGATCAGGTTTTAGTTATTCCAAATTTATAA